In Oreochromis niloticus isolate F11D_XX linkage group LG18, O_niloticus_UMD_NMBU, whole genome shotgun sequence, one genomic interval encodes:
- the czib gene encoding CXXC motif containing zinc binding protein, whose amino-acid sequence MVKFGLQFKATLENVTNVRPLGDDFRWFLKLKCGNCGEIPDKWQYVTLVESVPLKGGRGSASMVQKCKLCSRENSIDILGDTITPYNAENSETFKTMVQFECRGLEPVDFQPQAGFAAEGAESGTPFPEINLLEKDWTDYDEKISESVGIYEVTHQFIKC is encoded by the exons ATGGTG AAATTTGGACTGCAGTTTAAAGCCACCCTGGAGAACGTCACGAATGTTAGACCATTGGGGGACGATTTCCGCTGGTTCCTGAAG CTCAAGTGTGGAAACTGTGGAGAAATTCCAGATAAATGGCAGTATGTAACTCTGGTG GAGAGTGTGCCACTCAAGGGAGGACGAGGGAGCGCCAGCATGGTGCAGAAGTGTAAACTCTGTTCCAGGGAAAATTCCATCG ATATTCTGGGAGACACAATCACACCTTACAAT GCCGAGAACAGCGAAACCTTCAAGACGATGGTGCAGTTCGAGTGTCGAGGTCTGGAGCCCGTTGATTTCCAGCCACAA GCTGGCTTCGCTGCAGAAGGAGCAGAGTCTGGAACACCGTTTCCCGAAATCAACCTGCTAGAAAAA gaCTGGACCGACTACGATGAGAAAATTAGTGAGTCTGTGGGAATATATGAGGTCACGCACCAGTTCATCAAGTGCTGA